A single Entelurus aequoreus isolate RoL-2023_Sb linkage group LG11, RoL_Eaeq_v1.1, whole genome shotgun sequence DNA region contains:
- the psenen gene encoding gamma-secretase subunit PEN-2 — MNLERLPNEEKLNLCRKYYLGGFVLLPFLWLVNVVWFFKEAFFKPVYTEQLQIKTYVKRSAVGLLLWVAVLTTWITIYQHYRAEWGEMGDYISFNIPLGIP, encoded by the exons ATGAACCTGGAGAGACTTCCAAACGAGGAGAAACTTAACCTGTGCAGAAAGTATTACTTAG GTGGATTTGTCTTGCTGCCATTCCTGTGGCTGGTCAACGTGGTTTGGTTTTTCAAAGAAGCTTTTTTTAAGCCAGTCTACACCGAACAGCTCCAGATAAAAACAT ATGTGAAACGCTCTGCAGTGGGATTGCTGTTGTGGGTGGCAGTACTCACCACTTGGATCACTATTTACCAGCATTACAGAGCCGAGTGGGGCGAaatgggggattacatctcctttaATATTCCACTGGGCATTCCTTGA
- the hspb6 gene encoding heat shock protein beta-6 yields MDFILPHTLPVGDIQWEKILPPLFPRLNGTHGQYNWTPKLLIPENDSSSAAEATCDDNGFTVQVDVKHFDPEDLLVKVTGDFIEVQGKHEEKKKDGPGLTTRQFNRRYRIPKGVDTMALESAISPDGVLIISAPLLDTDKSTSLT; encoded by the exons ATGGATTTCATCCTGCCACACACTCTCCCGGTTGGTGATATCCAATGGGAGAAGATTTTACCCCCTCTTTTTCCTCGTCTGAATGGGACACATGGACAATACAACTGGACGCCGAAACTCCTAATCCCAGAGAATGATAGTAGCAGCGCTGCCGag GCAACATGTGACGATAATGGATTCACAGTACAAGTGGACGTCAAACACTTTGACCCTGAAGATCTGCTGGTCAAAGTGACAGGAGATTTTATTGAAGTACAAGGAAAGCATGAAGAAAAAAAG AAGGACGGTCCCGGGTTGACAACACGGCAGTTTAATCGTCGCTATCGAATTCCAAAGGGAGTGGACACCATGGCTTTGGAATCAGCCATTTCTCCAGATGGCGTCCTTATCATATCTGCACCCTTACTGGACACAGACAAGTCCACATCTCTGACCTAA